In Lolium rigidum isolate FL_2022 chromosome 7, APGP_CSIRO_Lrig_0.1, whole genome shotgun sequence, the DNA window CAGCCATAGCTTTCCTGCACCGGCCGATCGCCGAAATGAATGAGACGCTGCCGCAGCAGCCCTGCAGGGGAAGGCTTTGGTGGTCAGGGCAGAACATACCGGGACAGACCGAAGCGCCCCTCCGGTGGCCGGGCATCGGCATCAGCATCGGCGCACTGTCTCAGCTGCGATCTGCTGCCCGTCGTCTCTGTCAGGTCCCTCGCAGTCGGAGAGCAGAGCTCGGGCCATGATCAGAAAAGCTCAGGCGCCCCACCATGTGCATGTGGATCCTTGCCGTTTCCACCCATCGGGACTCGTGGAAAAATGGTGCGATCCAAGTAGCACCCACTGCTCCGATCCTCCATTGATCAGGCCCTTTTCTATCCATGGAAACGTACATTTTGGCACCACACCATTGATGATGATGCATCTACGCATACCAGCATCTTTCTCCGGCCATCTCTCCTTCCTGGATCGATAGAGAAGGAGAGCGAGTCCGTCTTCTCGGTAATCGGTCGTATGACAGTTACTCTTGCATGCATTCATCGGTGCAGGCTTCGCCGTACCGGGGCAAGCCGGTGCAGTCTAGCTAGCTCTTACTTCTCAGTTCTCACACATGCATGATCCGTCCATGCCTCTATCAGGATCCCACAAAAGTGATCAAACCTAGATATTTAAGTTTCGGCAAACTACTCattttaaagttttttttttttgcacagaccACCAATTATTCATGTAATAGATTGCACACAAGTCCAAATATCATATTAGGCTTATCAATATCAAACCTGACAGCCGAGACTCATGAGTTAGTGATTAACAACAGATCTGACGACTGTTGTCTGTTCATGTGTCATCGGTTGGCTGAAAATTTCCAAATTTTTCACCAAACTATTGTTGAAACTCACAAAAAGTGAAAAAACTTTCAGTCGTTGGTCCATATTAACATGATTCATAGATTACTTATCATACATTATCAACTGATAACATGTGGACCTGCAAATCTGCAATGGCAAATACCACTTATTCGTGTGTCCTAATCGTTAGATATGTTGTTAATCGATTAAATCTGAAATTTGGACCTGTGtgcaatgtgcaaaaaaatctggTAAAGTGAGTACTTTGCACAACAACGATGGCAATAATAGGTTGTTTTCTGCAATTTCCTCCCCTCCGCTACTACCTCGCAAAGAATGCCATTTTTAAGGTTCACTTATTATACATAAGTATACTGAGAATTCATACTTGCAACTTAATCTGAGATTTACACCCGTGTGCAATGCACTGAAGGTTCCTAAAAAAAAGTAAAATGAGTGTTTGTGCAACAATGATAACAATAAGCGGTACTCCCTGCAATTTCCTCTGCTACCAGCATAAGTTCATCACATGAATGACATCACAAGTTTATGAGCACGCAAACAACAACATTTCTTTTACACTAGTGCGGGTGAGAAAAGGAGGGCTACTTTGTCACTCCCATTTCTGTCATAGCTAGGGAAGGCTAATTACAACACCTTGCTAGAAGGATACAGTAATAGAAACCTTCAGAGCCAAGGCCTAGGGTAACTGGCTTAACTGCTCGATCTGGATCTTATATATCGATCCCAGCGCACGCATGCATTCTTCTACTAGTTAAAACAAGCAAAAACGCAAAGTCCAAAACGAAATAAGACTTGATCTAGCTTAATCATATATCTTGCTCTCCATTCCGAGCTATCAGATGGTTGATGATGAAATACTAGCCCTTTGTCACGTTGCTCTTCACCAGCTTACGCAGGAAGTCTTTCACCTGCATGTGCCACAAACATAAAGACCAGCCAAGGTTATATATATGAAAAATAATAACTCATGGCATAACCCATGGGCCATGGCTACAAGAATAGAGACATCATCTAgctttgcattgctttattcctcCAAACTATCAGCTTCAGTGGGAAGCAGTTCGAGAGCATATATGTGTCATGCACAAAACTACTAGCTCTAGTGCTCTACTGCTCCCACATTGTCTACAACCTATATATAGAGTCATGCTAGCTGGACACTAGACACTCCACAAGAATAGGCATGCAGCTACTACATTCCATATACAGGCAGCTAGCGATGCATAAGTAACATATAGTAAAGCATATATTCGTGTTTATAGTTATATACCTCTGCAGGCTCACGCAGAGAGTAGGATGCAGTGGTCTCCTTTGGAAACTTGGTCACGAGGATCCCGATGCCCTGTCCCATGTTGCGCAACACCTATAATTTCATTTTGGCAAAACGGTATAAAGGCATCAGTTCATGGTTCATAGATCAGTTTTTTTTTACAAGTAGCATCAGCACAAAAGTGAAGGTGAATTATGCATGCACAGTGCAGCACGCACTACAGGACGTACCTTGAAGGCGTCCTCGTCGGTGCGGTCATCTCCGATGTATATTGGGAAAACATCCCCACGCCCGGCATAGCCTTTAAGGAACAAAAAGCATCCAAACAAATACGATATTAGGACTTCCacttaataaaaataaaaatgacaaTAAAGTATTAAATATTTTCTCAAAAAAGTAATGAAAAGCAAGTAACTGAACAAACATGCATGGACTGCTACATTTTTTTCTCATTTGCATGTGATGAAAAACTCACCGAGAGACTCGAGCAAGAACTCGAGGGCATTGCCCTTGTCCCACTTGATGGAGGGCCGGATCTCCAGGACCTTTCTCCCCTTGGTGAGGCGGAGGTCCGGGTAGCACTCTAACACCGACCTCACCTCCTCGCCTAGAGCATCCCATTCCTGCATGCATATACATGCCAAAGTTAGTTAGGCAGTTAAAAATTAAGCATTTGTATTTTCGGTATGTAAAAATTTCACCTTCTCGTCGACGCAGCGGAAGTGCACGGAGAGGCAGAACTTGTTGTCCTCCACCATGGCTCCCGGGATGGACTTCATCTTGGCCGTCAGCGTCTCATACACCTGAACATACATGACACTAAAACCTGTCAGTCGTCAATCGTATTGTGGACTGCTTTGCGAGAAAATGAACCAATTAATCCAATGTTGATTAATTCTCAGCAAGAGAAACTAGGTTATTTAATTCTCAGGAAGATAAATAATGATCTTATGCAGAACTTCGTCAGCCTACCTCCTGGATGACAGGCAGGAACTCGGTCGCCGGCTGGCACAGAACTTCGTCAGCCTGCGAAGACAAAATCAAACCACCACCAAATCATCAAACTGGCAAAGGCGCTACTACTTGATTAGTGATTACTGCATACAAAATTCTGTGCAAATCATGAGCAAGGAAAAGTATCTTCCATGAAGAAAAGTGCAGACCGTAGAGAtaataaatcaagacaaaaaaAAGCCTAGAGAGATAGTGACTAACTGACCTTTGCCTTGTGGTTGGACACTGTGGTGGGGCCCTTGATGTCCATGCCGTGGCTCCCAGCGTAGTAGAGCTCCTCTAGCTTCACGAAGTTAAACACCTGTGTGTGTAAACCAGACTATGGCCATTAATTCAGTGTATTTTTATCTTTGTAGGGAGAAATATGTTAAAGGAAAGCGCACATTTAAAGCACTAGGAAAAAGAAGAACAGGCAAAGGATCTGCCTTTTTGTAGGCTCCCTCTTGCTGCGATAGAGgtatgtatctagacgtgtttcGGTGTATAGATtcatttgttttaattttttttgataaataGCTTAGGACGGAACAAGAAATGCTCAATAAATCCCTTGCTATAGTAGCTCTTTGCATATCGCGCCTAGCCAAAAAGAGGCGTCATGCATGCCATGTCATGTGGCTGGTAAAAAAAGGACAGTAAAATAAATCACGCGAAAATATTGCAAAGAGAAAACCTGGAAGATTCCTTTTACAGCTCCATGGTGTATCAAGGGAAGGGGCCCGGAGAAAAAATGGCCCCAAGAAAGCAACAAAAAAAGCAACAGAAGGAACCAAGAAGAAAGCAGTACCTTGTCCCTGCCTCTCCCACTGACGATGGCGGTCGGGAAATGCTGCGCCACGCTCCTCACCGCGTCTCTCATCTGCATATGCGTCAACAAAAAAATTTACCACCCGGGGAGACCTAGCTAGCTTGTTAACAGAGCAGAGAGCAGATAGAAACTGACGTCTTCGGTCATGAAGGCGCTGTCGGGGTCCTCCACGATCGGCGACAAGGTGCCGTCGTAGTCCAGAAACATCACGATCTGCTTCCccttcgccgccgccaccacggccTCGAACCGCTCTAGTGCGGACGGGTGCTTCTCCTGCGATTCAGCCAACGATTAATTCTTCAATTTGAGGAGAAGGAGAGAGTTACCAAGACGCTGCCACGGATCGTTGCATGTCCACTTACCATCCAGTCCTCCtggtcggcggcggcgtcgaaCTTGGCATGGCGGGGCGAGGAGGCCTTCATGGAGTCCAGCAGCGACGCGGCGAGGTCCATGCGGCCCAGGGCGGCATTCCTGCAGTCGCGCGCCCTCCGCGGCGGGAACGATGAGAAATGGCGACTCGCCTGCGCCGGCGGCGGAACGGCGGTGACCGCGTCTTCGGCGGTGAAGGCGGCGTGGTTCGTCATGGCGATACCGAAACACAGGGGAGAGACGGAATAGCGGCCGGAGGAAAGCAACAAGATGCGTGGGGGGAGGTGCGCGATGGCGATGGTTTGGGGAGTGTGGAGGAAGGAGAGGAAGGTGGTTTGATGGTTGTGGGCGGTGGAGGCCAGTGCTATATATAGAGTGTGTGGGATGGCCCACCTCTGGAAATTTCTGAAGTGCAAGTGTCAAACTATGATACCCTGTAAATGGCAAGGAGGCTTGGACAATTAAGAAATAGTCATTTTTTACCCGCAAGAAATAGTCATTTTATCGCCACAATTTCAAGCATTTGCACATCATGTTAATTGTGTTGCATGTGACTTTTGTATACTTCTAGAGGTTGAAGTGTGGTGATATACTTGTTCCGACATAGAAAACGTGTTTCGATAGGTTTACGTGTATTCTGTGGTAACGCTATGTCAGTTCACAAACTGAGATATAATAATGTCATCTAGCGGTATCATTTACGCGGTGCACTGGCCGATACTCGCGTAAGTTACTAATGGAGGATACACGGCGACACCTTCCGTGTGGCGTGCCTACCTCTAACTACTTGAGTTAAATGTGCAAAAAAGGTCATTTCGTGGTGGTTCGTAGTGCAAACCTCTGTACTTGGCCCGGAGACGTGACCCTTCCTCTTGGCTTCCTGATTTGGCCTCGCGTGCTCGCACCTCGTGATGAGGATCGATGGATCATGATGAGCAGTGGATGCCGTGGAGGGGGTGGCCAAGCGACGCGATGTTAAATGGTCATGGGGTTTACACTCcgattgttttttttttatcaaattgaACATCTCTCGCATCATTCTCGATATTGTTTTGATCTACCGTCCTATTGCAATACATCCATAAGTAGTTCTTGTCGGAAAATACATACTACATTTGTTTCAATGaataagtttttttttcaaaaatcaaaCTACGCTAAGTATGATCATGTTTTTAGGGAAAAAATCTACATAATATAATAGTTCGATATAAAAATCTTTCTATATATTTTTCCCAGCACCGCCTTAAGCCATGTTATAAGGTAGGCCCCTCATATGAAACATATTTTTCCTGCCGATAGTTTATTTCCCTCTGCCTCGGTGAATTAATGGCTCGAAATTAAGCCTTCCATGGAGAAATTTTGCCAAATACAAAGAAGATTGTAAATACTATTTAATTGCTCCTTATTAATTGTAAATATAAGCATAAATAAATTGGAGTATTTGTGGCCTGTATATATAGGCATGCAATTAAATCCATGGATTCTCCAGATATACCACATTTAATGATAAAGATTTCTCCCTAGCAGTACAAATTTAACGCTTGAAAGTAATAATGCAGTACTACTATTTATTTAAACGTACTGACGTGACAAAGCAACGGAATCGAGATAAGTTGTGACTCAAATAGTGAAATAGGTATCTCATTGGTATGTACAATCTTTTCATTAGTTGGCATCCTGAATTTTCTGGTTTACAAATCGTTTTTTTACATGGTGGACAATTAAATCATCGTGTGGACTCGTGAATCGTGATGATCAAATAGAGAAGCCAGAGCACATAGCAGTGGCTAGCTGAAACGAGGCTCACCGTCACCGGTCGGTGGATGAGTCGCGTGAGACAAGAATGGGCCAGCAAGTCCACGTTGTCACCTTCTATCTGGCCCGCCGGGCCCGGTGCGAAAGAAGCCACGTGCATGTTGGTCCTGGCCGGGGCCCAGGCGCGTACGTACCCCTTTCAACCAAAAGAAAGAATGAAAAAGGCCTCCAAGGCACAAGCCTCCATCCAGTGCACCTCCTCTCTGGTCGACTGGTCGAACTGGTCTGACTCTGATTTGACCAAATTGATCGTGACCGCCATGTGGGGGCCGGCAACTCATCCGTACTACAAGTACGGTGAATTTTTGTTCGCTCGCCTGCTGCTCAGGAGCGGCCGGCTTTGAAATGCCTAACTCTGTACTTTTTTGACTGTATTATTATATAAGAATAATAAATGTGTACTCCTTTTTCTTGGACGCAAGTGCATTGTGTTTAGCTTTTTCTGCATGGTTTCCGCTTCCTTTTGGTAGTCTACTACGGTCTAGTGGTGGTGTGAGCTGGCCTTTTCCACCGCCACATAAAACTTTCTAAGGATCGATCCATACCTGGAGCTGCCGCCCCCTGGAAACATCTCATGTATCTATGTGCTGCTCTCCAGGTGGCCGTTCACTAATCTGGCACTCGCCACTAATAATTTGTCATACCCTCGCTGACTGTCACTGACTCTCTCTACCAAAAAAAAGGTAAATGGGCTTCGCCTTGTATGTAtttagagcatcactagtagtacccctaaaccctcaaaccctcaaaccGTTTTAAGGGTTGAGAATGAGCATTTTTGGCACGTTTAGAGATTGAAAAACTGGagcaaagactagaaccctcaaacccaACCCTATCCTTGAAACAGTCATATAACATATCACAAATTTCATCATCTCAACAACAGTTTGAAAGAAAAATAATCATTCTAATTATTATTACAACACCGAATAGTAGTttctgttagggcaatatgcttgttgtattatcagggggccaaaggccacaatatatagtacatgtacaggtgcacatatgcagaaagccccctaacatatggggaaactacaatatatatatatatacatctaacacccccccccgcaaactcatggtggatccacaacaccgagtttggagagtaagaaatcatgcctgcgctcgagtttgtgccttcgtaaagaaatccgccaatcgCAAAtccgaaggcacataatgaaccgcaacaacatcatcccgtacccgtgcacgtgtgtaaaaagcatcaacaccgatatgcttggtcagctcatgcttgaccggatcacgtgcaataccgatagcactcgtactcgtcggacaaaagtggagtgggtgtcgtaacagagaccccaaaatccgcaagcaaccaccgtaaccaagtcacctcggcaatcaacaaagccatagcccgcaactcagcctcaacactcgaacgggaagctgcgtcctgtttcttcgtcttccaagcaacaagcgaaccaccaagaaacacacgagtaagcgaaagcgaacgacgatccgtaggatcactcgcccacgtagcatccgaatagcactggagccgGAGAGAgccggaacggggaaagaaaaggcgacgagtgatcgtgccacgaagataacgaagaacacggaggagatgactatagtgaacagtggtaggagatgagacaaactgactcagaatatgaacaggataagaaatatcaggacgagtgacagcaagataaacaagactcccaacaagatggcgataacgagtgggatcaggaagaggatcaccatcgcagggacgaagcttaacattaagctccataggagtatcgaccgtgcgcgcatccccaagagcagacacgagcaagaagatcctgaatgtacttttcccgagagatagaaaaaccatcggaagtggaggaaacctcaatgccaagaaaatagcgaagaggaccaagatcgagccataagaaactgatcacgaagacgagccttgatgaaggcaatatactcaggatcatcaccagtaatgatcatatcatcaacataaagaagaagaagagtacgtccacgaggagaagtgtgaacgaaaagtgctggatcatgaagactaggagagaaaccagcagcagtcaccacagcaggcgaagcgctcaaaccagtgcacgaggggcctgtttgagaccatagagagaacgtcgaagacgacaaaccatcccatcgggaacagaatatccaagaggaggctgcatgtaaacctcctcactcaactcgccattaagaaaagcattcgaacatcaagccgggagacggaccagcggcgaacgaagcaacagcaagaagggtacgcacagtagtcatatgagccacgggggcaaaagtctcatcatagtcacgaccgtgctcctgccgaaaaccacgagccacaagacgc includes these proteins:
- the LOC124675959 gene encoding trehalose 6-phosphate phosphatase RA3-like, whose protein sequence is MTNHAAFTAEDAVTAVPPPAQASRHFSSFPPRRARDCRNAALGRMDLAASLLDSMKASSPRHAKFDAAADQEDWMEKHPSALERFEAVVAAAKGKQIVMFLDYDGTLSPIVEDPDSAFMTEDMRDAVRSVAQHFPTAIVSGRGRDKVFNFVKLEELYYAGSHGMDIKGPTTVSNHKAKADEVLCQPATEFLPVIQEVYETLTAKMKSIPGAMVEDNKFCLSVHFRCVDEKEWDALGEEVRSVLECYPDLRLTKGRKVLEIRPSIKWDKGNALEFLLESLGYAGRGDVFPIYIGDDRTDEDAFKVLRNMGQGIGILVTKFPKETTASYSLREPAEVKDFLRKLVKSNVTKG